From the Mycobacterium sp. 155 genome, the window GCTGACCGAACGGATCGATGATGGAAGCAAACCGGTCGCCCGTGACGAAGGTCTGGATGGGCTCGCGGATGACGGCCCCGGCCGCCACGGCACGGTCGGTCACCGCGTCGGCGTCGCCGCAGTAGAACGCGATCGAACCGGTCGCGTAAGCGTTCTTGTCGGGTGCGGCAAGCTGATAGGCGTCCTGCGGATCGCCCAGCTGCAGACGCCCGTTGCCGAAGTCCAGTTCGGCATGCGCGACGGTGCTGTTGGGGCCGTCCATCCTGCTCACCAGCGTCGCACCGAACACCGATACGTAGAAGTCGATGGCATCGGCCGCGCCGTCCAGGCACAGGAATGGGGTGAGGCTCGTGTAGCCGTCGGGAATAGGTTTCACACTCATGGCGACCAGTTTCGTAGCCTGGGTTCGATGGTTGCTTGGAGAAACGCGCCAGAACCGAACGCGCCGGTGCCGGACGCCGCGCGGTTCGTCGAGCATTTCTGGTCGGTGAGCTGGGACCGGCGCGCCGACGGACCGTTCGAGAGTGCCGTTATCACCTTCCCGGCCATACACATCACCCGGGAATGGGGCAACGACGTGGTCCGCCACGGGGTTTCACTGCCAAACACCTTGGTGCACGGCGTGGTGCCGAAAGTCTTCCGCACCACGATCAGTGGGCGAGGTGCCGTGGTGGGTGCGCGCTTTCACTCCGGGGTTTCACCGCCCGGTTCGGCAGGGACGCCGGTGAGCTGACCGGCCGTGTGGTGCCGGTGGACGACGAATTATTTGGTGCACCAATACTTCTCGACGACGACATGGCGACCGTCGGCGCTGCCCTTGACGCAGCTGTCGGAGCCTGCACCGCCGAGCCGGATGTGACATACCGTGCGCTGACGCCGCTCCTCGACCGGATGCGGGAAAGCACCCCCGGTGTCGACTTCGCCGATCTGGCAGTCCGTCTCGGCTGGTATGACCAGGCGCATTTCAGCAATGACTTCCGCACCATGCTGGGCTGGACGCCCGGGGAGTACGCCAGCAGATACGGCAGCTGACGCTAGACAACCACTGCGTTCAGAAGGGTGGTGGTTGGTAGTTGGCGGCGAGCCAGGCTTGATGTTGGCGTTGTTGTTCGGTGTTGAGTGCGACGCGGCGGCGGCGTTCGGCGGCAACGCGGTCGCGGCGGTCCTGTTCGCGGGTCTGGGTGCGCGTCGGCATCATCAATGCCCGGTACGGGGTGGGCTCGGCCGGGGTGGCCACGACGATCTCGCCGGTCGGGTGGGCCAGCGCGGGGAACAGGGCGGCACCGTGGGGTTCGGTGCGGTAGACGTGCCCGGTCGGTGAGGTGATAACGACTGTGCCGTCGGGTAATTGGTGATCGCTCCACCCAGGGCAGAACGTTTTCACCAAATGATGATGCCGGCAGTACAACTTGAGGTTCGAAGGATGCGTCGCCCCGTACGGGTACGGCGCGGTGTGGTCGATGTCAGCGGCGACAGCGGGTCGGTCACACCCGGGGAACCTGCAGGTCAGATCTCGCCACCGGATGAACTTCCGCAACGCCGCCGACGGGCGATACCCCGGCGTCTCGGTGGGCGCCGTGACCGGTGTGGTGCGGCCTGCCGCGGCCAGTTCACGTACCGTCTCGGCG encodes:
- a CDS encoding glyoxalase/bleomycin resistance/extradiol dioxygenase family protein, translated to MSVKPIPDGYTSLTPFLCLDGAADAIDFYVSVFGATLVSRMDGPNSTVAHAELDFGNGRLQLGDPQDAYQLAAPDKNAYATGSIAFYCGDADAVTDRAVAAGAVIREPIQTFVTGDRFASIIDPFGQRWSVMTRVEDVSPEGQERLGPATPSRRPMCV